A genomic segment from Malus domestica chromosome 05, GDT2T_hap1 encodes:
- the LOC103436489 gene encoding cold-regulated protein 27 — MGENLRENTPPDSDPELTLIVSKSPSSSAITLDASKELRLRCSHAALDASMEWTNEKHKLYINSLETSFVNKLYRSMRLREWNKQKNVRGTHSSHELPFKTQNSSKQFMVLQDGSLQKINLQRNETLMESTADSHVTLKSPGISHFLSAGKGCNRSSPNLREHVLSCSTGIHLREKLTSKNINASSREVSGQNFVNEDDGEKLRNESVPKRHKRAAADAFSNDQLVPVGNFDTKEVSVVHNVPFERVERTTNCC, encoded by the exons ATGGGAGAGAATCTCCGGGAGAATACTCCTCCGGATTCGGATCCCGAGTTGACTCTCATCGTCTCCAAGTCGCCGTCCTCCTCCGCCATTACTCTCGACGCTTCCAAGGAGCTCCGGCTTCGTTGTTCGCATGCAGCTTTG GATGCATCCATGGAGTGGACAAATGAGAAGCACAAACTGTATATTAACTCTTTAGAAACATCATTTGTTAACAAGTTATACCGTTCCATGCGTTTGAGGGAGTGGAATAAACAAAAGAACGTTCGAGGAACACATTCATCTCATGAGTTGCCATTCAAGACTCAGAATTCTTCTAAGCAG TTCATGGTTCTTCAAGATGGTAGTTTGCAGAAAATCAACCTTCAAAGGAATGAAACTTTGATGGAAAGCACAGCTGATTCTCATGTTACTTTGAAGAGTCCAGGCATAAGTCATTTTCTGTCTGCAGGAAAAGGCTGCAACAGGTCATCTCCTAATCTTCGAGAGCATGTCTTGTCTTGCAGTACGGGGATCCACCTAAGAGAGAAGCTGACTTCGAAAAACATCAATGCGTCATCAAGGG AAGTATCTGGTCAGAACTTTGTGAATGAAGACGATGGAGAGAAGCTAAGAAATGAATCTGTACCAAAAAGGCATAAAAGAGCTGCGGCCGATGCTTTCAGCAATGATCAA CTTGTGCCTGTGGGAAATTTTGATACTAAAGAGGTTTCAGTGGTCCATAATGTTCCCTTTGAAAGAGTAGAGCGTACAACAAATTGCTGTTAG